The Meles meles chromosome 6, mMelMel3.1 paternal haplotype, whole genome shotgun sequence DNA segment atttatttgacagagagagagagatagatcacaagtaggcagagaggcaggcagagagagagaggcagaagcaggctccccgctgagcagggagcccaatgcggggctcgatcccaggaccctaggatcatgacctaagccgaaggcagaggcttaacccactgagccacccaggcgcccctgatcactGTAATAAAATTCTTGTCCATGCATTTTGCCCCTTTTCCCTgttggttttttgtgttttttaaagttaattttttttttttttaaacaggctccatgcctagtgcgGGGCTCCCCCAGTGTACGGCTTGAACTCcagaccttgagatcgtgacctgagatgaGATtgagagttggacgcttaactgactaagccacctgggtgctccggggtcttttattttaaatgaacttaGAGCAAATATTTTTGCCTAGTTCTTCAGAATTCTGAAGATTAGAGGGTGTACATTTTTTAGTGTGGAGAATCTCAAACTTTCGTCTAAAGTACAGAATAACACATCACAGCCTTACGTGCCCATCAACTCATCACTGAAATGCCTTAATTATCAAATCACACTCATCAGCTTCCCTTCACATGtatctcccctcctctcctcttccccagagGACTTTTTTACAGGATATCTCCCACAACACATCATTTGTAGATGTTTCTGTATTTAGAAGACTGAAAACTCATGTAGTcaaatcactgatctttttttttcttttgtggtttctgCCTTTGATATTATgctcaaaatacataaattttcatttctattttccgCTTGTCCTTCGATGTCATTAAGAACATccttgagggggcgcctgggtggctcagtgggttaagcctctgccttcggctcaggtcatgatctcagggtcctggggtcgagccccgcatcgggctctctgctccgcagggagcctgcttccccctctctctctctgcctgcttctctgcctgcgtgtggtctctctctctgtcaaacaaataaataaaatcttaaaaaaaaaaatccttgagttTTTTGATGCATCAGAattgaattttatcttttttttccaaatatttaaccAATGATTGAATGAATTAGTATATCCACACTGATCTATCAACTTAATTGTACAGTAAATACTTATAAACAGTAAGTCATTTTGTTTTCCCTCTGCGTGGTCTTATGCTggtattacttttcttttttggtgttactattttttaaagtatattttcagtatttgttgTTATCAAGTCCCTGGAATAACACCATGGATGAATCATTCATGTACACTGATTAATGTGTAGCTATCCacaattctgaaaaacaaacaaacaaacaaaacacccttAAGATTAATGCCATGATATTATCACTTTAAAATTAGATTTGCAAGCGCCGCATGTAACAGGCCAGTCCCACTttctactttaaataaaaagactaCTTGCTTAATGTCGTCTATGACATCTTTgcgtatttttaaaaagggattagAACTTGGGAGCACTGGAATTCCAACCAGTTGACACAGATGTTTTGAGCTCTCTGGTGTGGCAGGACACAATGTTTGGTGCTGACTACACAGGGTGGAACCCCAAGGACTCAGCTCCTGTCTTAGGTAGTTGACCTAGGCCCAGTAGTGTGAGCCATTTCAGCGGTGCCGGGGACCCCGTTAGGGATCCAGGAGTAGGCTAAAGGTGGGACCAATACCAACGGCAGGTTTGAAGACACAGTCACCCAGGCAACAGACGGAACTGGGACAACACGTATCTGTGGATGGacggtgttttctttctttgagtcTTATCTCTGGCAGTTTGCTTTCTGGGCATTCCCTGGCTCGATGAGCTCTCTCCCCAGCTGGATTCCAGTAACCTCATTTACAACACTTTTGATAAGAGCCTTCAGGCTGAAAAGGGTTCTGGGAAAAGATATTTTGCCTCCAAAAGCTCTCCACGGAACGGCAAGCCCCTTCCCCTAATGAACACGGCATAGGTTCCCTGGAACTCAAAGTGTCATTTatgctattttttcccccaaattataagcttcccccgcccccacatTTCAGATGTGTTGGTTTAGTAGATCTCCTCCAAACTCTATCCCACATTTCGTCATATTTTAGTATTTCTCTGGGACATAAGCGGGATCTAAGCGTAACTGCTCGCTGTTGAACGACACGGTGCTCTTTGTCCTCACTGAGGAAGCAGGTGAGAGCAACGTAAGATCTTTTGCTTTTAGTTTCTGAAGCGGATCCTAATCACTACCTCAGGCGACAGGTAACAAAATATCCAACTACAACGACAAAGGGGTTTCTTTTTCTCACCTAACGAGAAGTCCAGACAAAGGCAGCCTGGGCGGCTGTTCAGCATTGCGGGGAAGGCTCAGAGTCTCACCTCCTGTCCACCATCTTCAGCTACGAAATTCGCTCTCATGGTTGCAAGATTGCTGCTGTGGCTCCAATAATTCCTGCAAGCCGAGGGGGCAAGCATTCCAGATGAGTCTGGCTCTGTTCAGTCCTTCCCCCACAAAGTTCTCCACTTAGAGACTATTGGCCGGAACCTGGGCCATTCTCACAGCGGGGGAGGGGAAGACTGTGTCTCTGAACTGGGAACATTGTCACCCAGAACAAAACCCCAGCTCTGTGAGTTAGCCAGactgcggtgggggtggggagggatgccAGAGCTCCTTAGCCGGAGGACAGGCACAGGCTAGAAACACACTGTGATGGGTGTTGGCTACGATTGCTCTTACCTTCCTCAAAGCCTGTACTCTGACAGCAGGAACACACAAGCCAGAAGACGGCTTGTCTCTCGGCGCACTCATCATATCACCCACTCATTCTTTAACTTACCGAGTTAATTAATATTTACGGAGCATTTTCTCTCTGCCAGGCATAGGATGGGAGACGGGGAGCAGTGGCGACCACAATAAGCACGATCCTTGCCTTCACAGGGCATCCACTCCTAAATTAAAACAGGctatatattttagatttcttttacTGTCCATTTGAACAACTAGATTCACTTTTTAAGCATGAGTATCCTTCGCTTATGACCAATAAAAAATGATCATTCTCCTCTACACGGTTGACACAGTTTCACTTTTATAAACTGAGTTAGATCTTGAGCGACTCGACGTCAGGCagattaaaacagaagaaaagttcAGGAAAAGTTGGGCGTGAAAAGGGCCAATTAAATAACAAACCTACACATTCAGCGACAGGGAATATTGTTCAGGTGACCGGTCCTGGCTGCTTTAGGAGgatgcattcttttttatttatttatttgacagagagatagcacaactaggcagagaggcaggcagagagagaggaggaagcaggctccccgccgagcagagagcctgatgtggggctcaatcccaggaccctgggatcatgacctgagcagaaggcagaggctttaacccaccaagccacccaggcgccccaggaggatGCATTCTTGAGgcttcttgagggcaggggaCTGGGTCTCGGCCCCCTTTGGGATCCCCAGACCAGCTCTCCTTAGCTTTTATggggagttgattttttttttctttagaggcATGTGAAAAACTGTTCTGAAGCTTCTCCCAAGGCTCTAATTAGATTGTAAGGTATTCGAGAGAAGGGATTGTTTTACTCATCTTTGTAACTGCTGCATAAAAAATCTTGGGTGTTATAAGCACAAAAAACATTACATACATATACACGAGAATTGAATACAAGAAACTAAGTACATACCTAAGGAAGTACACAGAAGCTTACTGAGTTATAAACCTTTTTAAAGAAGGGaaccctgggcgcctgggtggctccatgggttaaagcctctgccttcggctcaggtcatgatcccggggtcctgggatcgagccccacattgggctctctgctctgcagggagcctgcttcctcctctctctctgcctgcctctctgcctagttgtgatttctctgtcaaataaattaaatactaaaaaaaaaaaaaaaaaagaggggaaccCAATCTTATGAAGCTAAAATTCTGGTTTTAGGTAAAACTTCACCAAGGGTGAGTTGCTTTAGCATACACTCAGAGATGCTTTGTCTGAAAGATTTACCAACCAGGTTTCCTCTAAGTTTTTGGATCATTCCGAAACGACCGAGATTGTTTCCGTGAAGAAATGGTCTCTTAAAGCCAGGTCCTGAAGGTTATTGTGATCTGAAGAGCAAATTCATCTAGATGAGGGTGCTCAGAAACACTCCTCCTTTAAAAGCCACAGcaagggagcgcctgggtggctcagtgggatagagcctctgccttcagctcgggttgtgatccccgggtcctgggatggaacaccttgagtcccgcttcaggctctttgctcagtgaggcgggggggggggggccctgctatcccctgtcccctgcctacttgtgatctctgtctgtcaaataaataaataaaatcttttaaaaaaataaataaaagccacagCAAAAGTTAACATTCTCAGGACGGCTGTCACTTAGAACAACCCGCCCAGCCAGGCAATGTTGCCGCCCTGTCTCTCACTGTCCTGTCCTGCCGCAGCCCGGGAAGGGGATCTCCTCTCAGCTCCTGAAAGGGAGTTCAGCTGCCAAATCAGGAGGCAAGTTCAGCTGCCGAATCAGGAGGCAAAAAGGAAATATAGAAGGCTCAGGGACATGGGCACCAGAATATGGTCGGTTTCAGACACTGGGATTtatacttgaaaaaagaaaagtcacttaAAGGTGAATGCCAGGATTACAGTGGATTTGAGTCATTATAAGAAATCTTTCATGATGGAGATCACTTAAAAGTCTTGGACCCAAGACAAGTCTAGAGAAACTAGCCCTGTGTTGGACACTAGGAAGTCCGCCGCTCGCGGGACCACAGAGGACAACCTCGCACCGTACACGCGGAGGAGCGACCCTGTCTACTCCTGCAGACACAGGGACGCCCTAAAGGCCCAATCACGCGCCGGGGAAGGTAACATGGTTGCTCCATGTGCAGAAACGGCCTCCTGTAACGGGGACCTCCTGCGCGGACTGTTCGTTCCTCAAGTAGCGGCACCCGACGGTGCTGAGACGTGAGGAAGGGCCGGTTCAGAAAGCGCAGACCCCCAAACCGAGTATTTCCCGTGTGTGTCCACGCTCCTCCACCTATTAATGTGACCTTCCGTCAATCCCCAAGAACCCCCATCCGCGACCGCACTTGGatttggggaagggagagaggagcgATGCGGAGGGATGCGCTCGGCCCTTGCACTGTCCCTTCCGGGGATCGGCCCAGCTGCCCCTGTACAGACCCCGAAAGGAGGCAGGAGCGTCCTGGGGACACGCGGCTCCTCTGGGGCCTTGTGCGTCCCGGGGACGGGCGCGCGCTCCCCGGGCCGGGCAGGTGCCCGCGTCCCCTCCACGCTCCCTCGTGGGGTCGGCCCAGCTGCGGGTGTGCAGGCCTGGGAGCAGGGGCGTCCAGGGGACACGCGGCTCCTCTGGGGCCCTGTGCGTCCCGGGGACGGGTGCGCGCTCCCCGGGCCGGGCAGGTGCCCGCGTCCTCTCCACGGTCCCTCGTGGGGTCCGCCCAGCTGCGGGTGTGCAGGCCTGGGAGCAGGGGCGTCCAGGGGACACGCGGCTCCTCTGGGGCCCTGTGCGTCCCGGGGACGGGTGCGCGCTCCCCGGGCCGGGCAGGTGCCCGCGTCCCCTCCACGCTCCCTCGTGGGGTCGGCCCAGCTGCGGGTGTGCAGGCCTGGGAGCAGGGGCGTCCCGGGGACACGCGGCTCCTCTGGGGCCTTGTGCGTCCCGGGGACGGGCGCGCGCTCCCCTGGCCCGGCAGGTGGCCGCGCCCGCggagggagggggcggcggggagCCCCGCCCAGGTGCCCGGCCCCGCGCCGAGTCCCCGCGGGGGCGCCGGCGCGCGGTAACCCGGAAGTggcggcggcgggcgcgcggGGGCAGGGGCGGCGCGCTGGAGCCATGGCCGCCGCCGCCGGCTTTGTGTGCCGCGCGCGGGCCCCGGCCGCTCGCGCCTCGCCCCGGCCGCGGGGCCGCCGCTGACCCGCCCCGGCTCAGAGCGCCGCGCCTgccgggccccggccccgcctcccggCCTCCCCGGCCCGCCTCCCGCCTCCTGCCGCCGGCCGGGCGGGCCGCAGCCGCCCTCCGCGCTCGCCCGCCCGCGTCCTCGCCCGCGCCCGCCCGGCCTCCAGCGGCGGGGCTCCCGGCCGCCCCGATGCCCGAGCCAGGCCCCAGGATGAACGGCTTCTCGCTGGGCGAGCTGTGCTGGCTCTTCTGCTGCCCGCCCTGCCCGAGCCGCATCGCCGCCAAGCTGGCCTTCCTGCCGCCCGAGCCCACCTACACGGTGCTGGCGCCCGAGCAGCGCGGCCCCGGGccggcccccgccgccgccgccgccgccgcggcccaGCCGGCGCCGCAGCAGCCCGAGGAGGGCGCGGGCGCGGGGCCCGGCGCGTGCAGCCTGCACCTGAGCGAGCGCGCCGACTGGCAGTACTCGCAGCGCGAGCTGGACGCCGTCGAGGTCTTCTTCTCGCGCACCGCCCGGGACAACCGGCTGGGCTGCATGTTCGTGCGCTGCGCGCCCTCCAGCCGCTACACGCTGCTCTTCTCGCACGGCAACGCCGTGGACCTGGGCCAGATGTGCAGCTTCTACATCGGCCTGGGCTCGCGCATCAACTGCAACATCTTCTCCTACGACTACTCGGGCTACGGCGTCAGCTCGGGCAAGCCCTCCGAGAAGAACCTGTACGCCGACATCGACGCCGCCTGGCAGGCGCTGCGCACGCGGTGAGCCCGGCGGGGGTCGCCAGGCCCGGCCTGCGGCCGAGtgacggggggaggggaggcgggcagGGGTGCCCTGGGGGTCGGCCCGCGGGGAGGGGTGTCCTTCCTCTCCAGGGCTGTGCGCCGGCAGAGTGGGACCCCCACCTGCCCCCGGGCCCCCGTGGATTCGCTCTTCTCCTCCATCCCCggccttctcccaccccctccccaaatccCACCAGCCCGCAGGTTCCTGGTGAGCTCAGACTCCGGGATTTGCCTGTTCAGGCAGGCCTAGGAGCCACCGGCCCACCGGctgggtcttttgtggctctGGTCCCCGCCCGCGGAGGCGTGTTGGCGGCTCAAGTGTTGGGCAGGAGCAACTTGGTTCACGCTGAGTTTGTGTGAGCCCCGGCCGGAGCCTCACGGGCCTCTGACTGAAGTGACCTTGGGCAGACACAGGAGCCTCTCGACCTCGGGCTCCTCTCGTTTAATCCGGGGGCAAGAGGACATGACTTTCCATCCCCCCTTGTAAAGGGCTAGGAAGGGCCATGGGTGGGCAGCCCCGGAGGcagctggaggggcgcctggtgtGGAGTTTGTCttctggtggggaggggcagagtagCCTGCTCCGTGTGGACAGGAAGCTAGCTGGTGGCTGTCCCCTGCACCTCCCACAGAGCCTCAGGAACAAGCCCAGGATGAGTTTGAATCTTACCTGGTAGGGTCTGGCAACTCGCTTGACCTTGAATTAGCATTCACAGGATTGAAAAGTGTTTATGGAGGGAGGCCCTTGGATGTTTGAGGGCCAAATGGCCGACCTGGTTTCTGGGTCAGAAAACTGGAGTTCTCGTCTCATCTTAGGAACACGCCACCTGTTTGTGCTCCCTGTGGGTGTTTGTGACTCCCCGCCTACCCCAGAGCAGTGATGGGGAAGGGACCGGAAATCACATCTATCATGCCGTCTGAGCTCTCCGGTTAAAAGAGTCCTCAGATTAAGTACAGGTGGCACGATTCTGGCAACGGGCACTTACGTGTTTTTGCCCAAAATGTGTTTGCTTGGCTTATGCGGATCGCCAACGTGAATGCTCCCAAATTACCCTTTGCGTTTCAGGGAAAATGCCTCGTCCAGCAGGAAGGCATTTGGGGTTTAATTTATattgttgtctgtgttctcttgGAATCCTGAAGGAGTTCACTGGGAGGATGCTTTCTCGAAAGTGGTTTGGGCAGACGAGGACGTATCATGTACAGATCTACTGAGTCAGGAGCCACAAGCCGTCGAAGGCCGCCTGTTCCAGTAAAGGGTTTCAAAACTCTGTCCTACACGATCAGTACATTGCCGCACTGTGCCGTTCATAAAGGTGTTAAGAATAAGGCTTGGCATTAAGTCTTTTAGAAAGGAACTGTCAAAATCCTACTTCGAGTATCGAGATGTGAGAATTTCTGTAGACCATTGTTCCTGTGTGTGCGTAACTACCTGAGAACGAAAGCCTGTCGGGCAGGAGGCTGGCCCTTGGCCTGGCGCCGAGTCCTCATGTCCCGGAGACTCTTGTCAGACTTCGTTTAAGGGTATTGTCTCTGGATCAACAGTTCGATTCAGTTTTGGCACATCTGTTGATAGGTCCACCCTGTGCCtaccatttatttaattttacagcAGATTCGTGTCTGGGTGGATTCATGCCTCTGTCAAGTGGGGTAGAATTTAAAGGCTACCATGAGCATCTTAGAACTTGAAGAACTTGCAGATTGTCTAGCCCTGTGCTTTTCAGCGATCTGGAAGGTGACCCCACAGTCACACGTACAGGTCACACGTCGATCAGGCGCACACATCTACGTCCTATCCCTCTGTACATGTCCGTGGCCGAAGCACATGTTTCACAAACCACTATTTTTTCCACGGGCAATGTGCATGGCATAGTATagtctattcaatattttttttaaaaagaaaaagaaaaatgcacattGGTGGCCACAGAATGTATTTCCTGACTTCGGAACTCCGCTGTTGGGCGCCCACCTCGTCTGCCCGAGGCCCGGGGAACGCCCTCTCATGGTGGGCCGGCGGCAGGTCTCCAGGCCACGGGTTCCACACTGCCCGCTGCACCACAGAGTCCTGTGTGTCAGACCTCCCAGGAGGTGCATTCTGTGTGTTAGTTACTCTAGTGACACGGAGTCCCCCGATTCCGAAGCCGGGCCGTCCCCTCACTGCCTTCCTTCAGCTGACTCGTGTTCTCCCTGGCTCTCCTGCCTTCGCCTTGCCTGGAAGGTGCCGTGTTCTTTGCCCGTTTACAGCTCTGCTCAGGTCCTTGCCAAGGCAGAGAGCTGTCCACCGCAACCACGCCTGACCCCCTTTTCTAcctccttccctctgtgtctTCGTTGGGGATCTCTCTTCTGACCTCCTGGGTCACCGCATGGCTCACCGTCCTGATGGCACAGCCTGCCTTGTCCTGCGCCCTCTGTCTCTGTACTCAGCCTGCATCCCGCCTCCCTCCTCACCTTCACCTCTAGCCTCTGGCGTGTGTCCTTCTTCGGCGTTGGAAGCACTCGGTCCTGACCGGCTGCAGATTCGGACACTCTGTGCTCCTGGTACCTGGTACCCGGTCCCTTGGCCGGCACGTTTCATGCTCTTTCACTATGTCCTGCTCTTGAATGGTCTTTCCCACTAAACTGAGGCTCCCTGGAGGCAGGGActctgtgtcttctctgtacCCTGCAGTGCCCTGAAATAATGGGTGCGTGTCaagtatttgtttaatgaattgCACTAGGGACGGCCCAGAAGTCCACAAATGAGATAAACGTAGTTTTTCCTAAGTCGGACTCTTACAAACAAGAGTCGGGTCTTATCGCATCTCCAGGGCTCCACTATCTGCGGCTTGAGCACAGACCGGATTGGGGAGGGTCTACAATGTATCGGCCTGGGGTCCCCGCCACTCTGTATCCATTATGTGCTTGTTCTGAGGACAGTGGAGCTTCTGtcggggcagaggagggagagtggCCCTCCCTTGCTGTTCTCTTCATCTGGGCCCTCCCTGGTCTGCCGCAGCCCCGGGCGGACTTCCTGCACCGACACTGCCCCGGGTGCAAGCGACCCACGTGCCTGGGGACGGAGCAGGTCCTGCCGGTGAGGAGTGGCCAAGTGGCCGAGCAGTCCCAATGGAGCTTTGGGGAGGAAGTAAACAAACGCGAAGGCGAGAAGGGTGTTCGTTGCTTGTCGGCCGGTGGAGGATTATttcaagcatttttaaaaatggttagagAAGGTGTGGGATAGGAGCAGGTGTGAGGGCCAGGGCGGGGAGAGTGGGTGCTCTCCGAGTCCGCTCGGCTGCTTCAAGCAGGCGCCATAGCCCGGGGGTTCTTGGACAACAGGGATGCACGTCTGGTTCCAGAGGCAGGACATCTGAGGTCAGGACACCTGCGAGGTCGGGGTCGTGTGAGGACCCTCTTCCCGGCTGCAGACGGCTGGCTTCTCATGGCGTCCGCGCTTGGCAGAAGGTACCCGGGGGCGTTCTTGGGCTGCTTTTCTCAGGGCACTCACACCCTGGAAAGGTTCCACCGTCTGGACCTGACCACCTGCCAGAGGCCCCACCTCTCGATTCCGGCACTCTGGGGGCTGGTTTTCAGCATGGGACTGTGGGTGGGGACGTGAGCATCTAGTCCCCCCGCAGCTGGTGCGGGAACAAGGAGAGGTTCTCTGCAAGTGACAGCCGGAGCCCCAGTGAAAGCTTGAAGGTTAGGACGCGCCTTGTGTCTATAAATGTGACCACAAGCCGCTGAGGGAATGGGTGGGATCCCCTGGAAATGTCCGTGGAGGGAACGCTGATAAGCAGTGCAGCCTTCTCGGGAGGCGGCCTGGTAGCTCGAGCTGGGGAGGTGGTTGATTTGCTCCGTGTGGGTCGAGCTGCCTATTGGTTACTGTGGGGCAGGCAGGTTAAGCCCCTCAGCGCATGTCCTTGGGGGTCCTCCTGCAGACGGCACTCTGGGCCCCGGGACGAGAAGGTGTGAATCGAGCCAATTTGCAAGCAAACAGCCCAGAGAGCGAGGGGGGAGATGGGTGGCGAGAATTCTGGCTGGAACACTTCAATCTCGAAAAGGAGAGACGGCATCTGGGACTCCGCTATCACCAGAGCTCGCCGGGGTGACCGTCCGCAGAAGTTGTCCCAACCTTCTGTTTGTTGCAGAGACTGGAAGGGCGAGGCATTCGGTGACAGAAACAGGGACCCAATCAGAGGAAGCAAgtgcagagacaaagagaaatgaCTTGTGGTGTCTCGGTGCCACAGGCAAATTACCGAAGACAGTAAGTTCAGTCGTTCATTCCCTTTACCAGCAGCCGCTCTCCATTAGCCCGGCGGGCCCGTGCTCCTGGCGGATACCGGGGGACAACCCCCTGGAGCATCGCTAATCCCCAACTcttgcctgcttccttctttttctattttgtgaAAGGATGGACTTGattttggagacttttttttttcagccgtAAGGTCTCCCCCGTGTATTACTGAACCAACCCACCAGTGCAGAGGCAAAGTAACAGAGAAACCATTTCCCCCAGTGAAACCTGGTGCATTGTGTAGGGTTGTCCAGGGAGCGGAGTAGGCATGTTGCAGAGTGATGGGGTAGGAACCTGGGGCCGTCGTGGGGCTCTAGTGAGTGTGCGAGTATAGTGAGTATGCGGGTGTAGTGAGTGTGCGAGTGTAGTGAGTGTGAGTGTAGTGAGTGTGCAGGTGTAGTGAGTGTGAGTGTAGTGAGTGTGCGAGTATAGTGAGTGTGCGGGTGTAGTGAGTGTGCAGGTGTAGTGAGCGTGCAAGTATAGTGAGTGTGCGAGGATAGTGAGTGTGTGGGTGTAGTGAGTGTGCAGGTATGGTGAACGTGCGAGTGCGGTGAGTGTGCACATATAGTGAGTGTGCACGTATAGTGAGCGTGTGGGTGTAGTGAGTGTGCGAGTATAGTGAGTGTGTGAGAGTAGTGAGCGTGCAGGTGTAGTGAGCGTGCGAGGATAGTGAGTGTGTGGGTGTAGTGAGTGTGCAAGGATAGTGAGTGTGGGTGTAGTGAGTGTGCGAGGATAGTGAGTGTGTGGGTGTAGTGAGTGTGCGGGTATAGTGAGTGTGCAGGTATGGTGAACGTGCGAGTGTGGTGAGTGTGCACGTATAGTGAGCGTGTGGGTGTAGTGAGTGTGCGAGTATAGTGAGTGTGTGAGT contains these protein-coding regions:
- the ABHD17C gene encoding alpha/beta hydrolase domain-containing protein 17C encodes the protein MPEPGPRMNGFSLGELCWLFCCPPCPSRIAAKLAFLPPEPTYTVLAPEQRGPGPAPAAAAAAAAQPAPQQPEEGAGAGPGACSLHLSERADWQYSQRELDAVEVFFSRTARDNRLGCMFVRCAPSSRYTLLFSHGNAVDLGQMCSFYIGLGSRINCNIFSYDYSGYGVSSGKPSEKNLYADIDAAWQALRTRYGVNPENIILYGQSIGTVPTVDLASRYECAAVILHSPLMSGLRVAFPDTRKTYCFDAFPSIDKISKVTSPVLVIHGTEDEVIDFSHGLAMYERCPRAVEPLWVEGAGHNDIELYAQYLERLKQFISHELPNS